From the Malus domestica chromosome 17, GDT2T_hap1 genome, one window contains:
- the LOC103445653 gene encoding probable phospholipid-transporting ATPase 4, with protein MAGGKIRAKLRQSNLYTFCHKPKANETEAPHPIQGAGFSRTVYCNQPLLHQKKPYKYRSNFISTTKYNPITFLPKALFEQFRRVANVYFLLAAILSLTPVSPFSPVSMIAPLVFVVGLSMAKEAMEDWNRFLQDMKVNRRKVIVHKGDGDFGFNPWHKICVGDVVKVEKDQFFPADLLLLSSSYEDGICYVETMNLDGETNLKLKRCLEVTSPMEDDGAFKDLTATIHCEDPNPNLYSFIGNLEYDRQVYPIEPNQILLRDSKLRNTAYVYGVVIFTGHDSKVMQNSTKSPSKRSGIERKMDNIIYILFTLLVGISVISSIGFAVKTKFSMPDAWYLRPDNTTDMYSPKKPALSGLIHLITALILYGYLIPISLYVSIEVVKVLQASFINQDLLMYDEETGNPAQARTSNLNEELGQVDTILSDKTGTLTCNQMDFLKCSIAGTAYGVRSSEVELAAAKQMASDLEDHDDELANFPMRKRNTRFSWEKGIGSEIELETVVTSNEENDLKPAIKGFSFEDSRLMVGNWLNESSPDVVSLFLRILAVCHTAIPELNEETGSYTYEAESPDEAAFLVAARELGFEFCKRNQSGVIVRERYHHSGKPVEREYKILNLLEFTSKRKRMSVIVRDEDGQLLLMCKGADSIIFDRLSKNGRMYEEATTKHLNEYGEAGLRTLALAYRKLEESEYSAWSSEFQKAKTSIGADRDGMLERVADKMERDLILVGATAVEDKLQKGVPQCIDNLAQAGLKIWVLTGDKMETAINIGFACSLLRQGMKQICISTANLDTLGQDSKEAVKDNILNQITNASQMIKLEKDPHAAFALIIDGKTLSYALEDDMKHLFLGLGVDCASVICCRVSPKQKALVTRLVKQGTGKTTLAIGDGANDVGMIQEADIGVGISGVEGMQAVMASDFAISQFRFLERLLVVHGHWCYKRIAQMVCYFFYKNIAFGLTLFYFEAFTGFSGQSIYDDWYMLSFNVILTSLPVISLGVFEQDVSSEVCLQFPALYQQGPRNLFFDWYRILGWMGNGVYCSLIVFFLNIIIFYDQAFRANGQTADMAAMGTTMFSCIVWAVNCQIALITSHFTWIQHLLVWGSIAMWYLFLLLYGMLPPTRSKNAYQILVEALGPAPLFWSATLLVTIACNLPYIVHLAFQRSFNPMDHHIIQEIKYYKKDVEDQRMWKREASKARQETKIGFTARVDAKIRHLRGKLQKKHHTPVSTQGGMSPS; from the exons ATGGCAGGAGGAAAAATAAGGGCGAAGCTTCGCCAGAGTAACCTTTACACATTCTGCCATAAGCCAAAAGCCAATGAGACCGAGGCGCCTCACCCAATCCAAGGCGCCGGCTTCTCAAGAACTGTATATTGTAACCAACCTCTTCTCCATCAAAAGAAGCCTTATAAATACCGTTCAAATTTTATATCAACCACCAAGTATAACCCAATCACCTTCTTGCCCAAAGCACTTTTTGAGCAGTTCAGACGGGTTGCCAATGTGTATTTCCTTTTGGCTGCCATTCTTTCCCTCACACCCGTTTCACCATTCTCTCCAGTGAGTATGATTGCTCCACTGGTATTTGTTGTTGGTCTCAGTATGGCAAAGGAAGCGATGGAAGATTGGAATAGGTTCTTGCAGGATATGAAAGTTAATCGTCGTAAAGTAATTGTTCATAAAGGGGAtggtgattttggttttaatccATGGCATAAGATTTGTGTTGGAGATGTTGTGAAAGTGGAAAAGGATCAATTCTTTCCTGCAGATTTGCTTCTTTTGTCGTCAAGTTATGAGGATGGGATTTGCTATGTTGAGACCATGAACTTAGATGGTGAAACGAATTTGAAGTTAAAGAGATGTTTGGAAGTAACCTCGCCAATGGAGGATGATGGCGCTTTCAAGGATTTGACGGCAACAATTCATTGTGAAGATCCAAACCCAAATCTTTACTCCTTCATAGGTAATCTTGAGTATGATCGGCAGGTGTATCCTATTGAACCCAATCAGATACTCTTGAGAGATTCGAAGCTCAGGAATACAGCTTATGTGTATGGGGTGGTGATATTCACGGGTCACGATAGCAAAGTCATGCAGAATTCAACGAAGTCCCCTTCAAAAAGGAGCGgaatagaaaggaaaatggatAACATTATTTATATTCTTTTCACCCTCCTTGTAGGGATTTCAGTGATCAGCTCAATAGGCTTTGCCGTGAAGACAAAATTCAGCATGCCAGACGCGTGGTACTTACGACCTGATAATACAACGGATATGTATAGCCCAAAAAAGCCTGCCTTGTCCGGCCTTATCCATTTGATCACTGCTCTCATCCTTTATGgatatctaatacccatctctCTCTATGTTTCAATTGAGGTTGTGAAGGTTTTGCAAGCAAGCTTCATTAACCAAGACTTACTCATGTATGATGAAGAGACTGGGAATCCTGCTCAAGCACGGACATCAAATTTGAATGAAGAGTTAGGCCAGGTAGACACGATCCTTTCTGATAAAACTGGCACGTTAACCTGCAACCAGATGGACTTTCTGAAGTGTTCCATTGCTGGTACTGCATATGGTGTCCGTTCCAGTGAAGTTGAACTTGCAGCAGCAAAACAGATGGCTAGTGACCTTGAAGACCATGATGATGAGCTTGCCAATTTTCCCATGCGAAAACGTAACACACGTTTTTCATGGGAGAAAGGAATAGGATCAGAAATTGAGCTAGAGACAGTTGTTACGTCCAATGAAGAAAATGATCTGAAACCTGCCATAAAGGGGTTTAGCTTTGAGGACAGCCGCCTCATGGTGGGAAATTGGTTGAATGAGTCCAGCCCTGATGTGGTTTCATTGTTTTTACGGATATTAGCAGTTTGCCACACTGCAATTCCCGAGCTAAATGAAGAAACTGGCAGTTATACATATGAAGCAGAGTCACCTGATGAAGCAGCTTTTCTTGTTGCAGCAAGAGAGTTAGGATTTGAGTTTTGTAAAAGAAATCAGTCAGGTGTAATTGTCCGCGAAAGGTATCATCATTCCGGAAAACCAGTGGAAAG GGAGTACAAAATCTTAAATCTATTGGAATTCACTAGCAAAAGGAAGCGTATGTCTGTAATTGTGCGAGATGAAGATGGACAACTTTTACTTATGTGCAAAGGTGCTGACAG CATAATTTTTGATCGACTTTCAAAGAATGGAAGAATGTATGAGGAAGCTACTACTAAGCATTTGAATGAATATGGAGAAGCTGGGTTGCGTACATTGGCACTTGCTTATAGAAAGCTTGAGGAGTCTGAGTACTCTGCTTGGAGCAGTGAGTTTCAGAAAGCAAAAACATCTATTGGGGCTGATAGGGATGGAATGCTTGAGCGAGTAGCAGATAAGATGGAAAGAGACTTGATCCTTGTTGGTGCTACAGCTGTTGAGGACAAATTGCAAAAAGGG gtGCCCCAGTGCATAGACAATCTCGCACAAGCTGGTCTTAAGATCTGGGTTTTGACGGGAGACAAGATGGAAACTGCAATCAACATAGG ATTTGCATGTAGTTTGCTCCGACAGGGCATGAAGCAGATCTGTATATCAACAGCAAATTTAGACACGTTGGGACAAGATAGCAAAGAG GCTGTGAAAGATAACATTTTGAACCAAATTACCAATGCCTCACAAATGATCAAGTTGGAAAAAGATCCGCATGCAGCATTTGCATTAATCATCGATGGAAAAACTTTAAGCTACGCTTTGGAGGATGATATGAAACATCTATTCTTAGGATTAGGTGTTGACTGTGCATCAGTCATATGCTGCCGTGTCTCTCCCAAGCAGAAGGCATTG GTAACAAGGTTAGTCAAACAAGGCACTGGAAAAACCACATTAGCCATTGGTGACGGTGCAAATGACGTTGGAATGATTCAAGAAGCTGACATTGGTGTTGGAATCAGTGGGGTCGAAGGTATGCAG GCTGTGATGGCTAGTGACTTTGCTATTTCCCAGTTTCGGTTTTTGGAGAGACTTTTGGTAGTACACGGGCATTGGTGCTATAAGAGGATTGCTCAGATG GTTTGCTATTTCTTCTACAAAAACATTGCATTTGGTCTTACCCTCTTCTACTTCGAGGCATTCACTGGTTTTTCTGGGCAATCAATATATGACGACTGGTACATGTTATCATTCAATGTCATTCTAACCTCATTGCCTGTAATTTCGCTTGGAGTTTTTGAACAAGATGTTTCGTCTGAGGTCTGCTTACAG TTCCCTGCATTGTACCAACAAGGACCTAGAAATTTGTTCTTTGACTGGTACAGGATACTGGGGTGGATGGGCAATGGTGTCTATTGCTCTCTCATAGTCTTCTTTCTCAACATCATCATCTTCTACGACCAAGCCTTCCGTGCCAATGGCCAGACAGCTGATATGGCTGCTATGGGTACCACTATGTTCAGTTGCATCGTTTGGGCTGTTAACTGCCAGATTGCTCTCATAACGAGCCACTTTACGTGGATTCAGCATCTCCTTGTGTGGGGAAGTATTGCAATGTGGTACCTATTTCTCTTGCTTTACGGAATGCTGCCTCCAACTCGCTCCAAGAATGCTTACCAAATTCTAGTCGAAGCTCTTGGTCCTGCCCCATTATTTTGGTCAGCCACTCTCTTAGTAACAATCGCATGTAATCTCCCATACATTGTCCACTTAGCATTCCAAAGAAGTTTCAATCCAATGGATCATCATATCATCCAAGAAATCAAGTACTACAAGAAGGATGTTGAGGATCAGCGCATGTGGAAGAGGGAGGCGTCGAAAGCAAGACAAGAAACCAAGATAGGGTTCACGGCGAGAGTGGATGCCAAGATCAGACATTTGAGAGGGAAGCTACAAAAGAAGCATCATACCCCTGTAAGTACGCAAGGAGGGATGTCACCGTCGTGA